From a single Micromonospora pallida genomic region:
- a CDS encoding GGDEF domain-containing protein, with the protein MGWLDRVTDQVDALTKARDLQEASRSAEACGLLDQVIHTTADPFARADARVQRLSALINLGRTAEFTRAIEEASTAVRDLPEPYLHGHLHALAALAAHHQGALDRCVTHLVRAARMFDAVEDPDRDTAWGWHDLAMTYSYLSFHGYALTAIEKARQLGLAAGIPEETFAAPGIRLRNAVALDHNGDSDGCLRVLRDIAADLDRHRRTGRAGRLRPSSLAAYGYAAARRAALGDPVETGTENDPVRLLGFGGDSARARDFRQLGQVCLAIAAGRPAEAVTRLDTASVSTETLGAAEPARLRSIALSSAGDHAGAHRADRMAFRLAAQRNDRLRDVYIDGVAARIDHEEMRREAARFEGEALTDPLTGLPNRRRLERHIAGLVNRGERLVIGVCDLDGFKAVNTRHGHHSGDLVLQRVAGVINRVMRRGDFVARYGGDEFVVVLSGTCVEEAAEVSRRIDAAIRTEDWESLVPGTPVRVTIGFAEVNAAAPLVRDAIRAAFDAADQQMLRAKSRSRPH; encoded by the coding sequence GTGGGTTGGCTCGACCGGGTCACCGACCAGGTTGACGCTCTCACGAAGGCGCGCGACCTCCAGGAAGCGAGCCGGTCCGCCGAGGCGTGCGGCCTCCTCGACCAGGTGATCCACACCACCGCCGACCCGTTCGCCCGGGCCGACGCCCGGGTCCAGCGCCTCTCCGCGCTGATCAACCTCGGTCGGACGGCCGAGTTCACCCGGGCCATCGAGGAGGCGTCCACCGCCGTCCGGGACCTCCCCGAGCCGTACCTGCACGGGCACCTGCACGCGCTGGCCGCGCTGGCCGCGCACCACCAGGGCGCCCTCGACCGGTGCGTCACCCACCTGGTCCGGGCCGCCCGGATGTTCGACGCGGTGGAGGACCCGGACCGGGACACCGCGTGGGGCTGGCACGACCTGGCGATGACGTACTCCTACCTCAGCTTCCACGGGTACGCGCTGACCGCCATCGAGAAGGCCCGGCAGCTCGGCCTGGCCGCCGGCATCCCGGAGGAGACCTTCGCCGCGCCCGGTATCCGGCTGCGCAACGCGGTCGCCCTGGACCACAACGGCGACAGCGACGGCTGCCTGCGGGTGCTCCGGGACATCGCGGCCGACCTGGACCGCCACCGGCGTACCGGGCGGGCCGGGCGGCTGCGTCCGAGCAGCCTCGCGGCGTACGGCTACGCCGCCGCGCGCCGGGCCGCCCTGGGTGACCCGGTGGAGACCGGCACCGAGAACGACCCGGTCCGGCTGCTCGGGTTCGGCGGGGACAGCGCCCGCGCCCGCGACTTCCGGCAGCTCGGGCAGGTCTGCCTCGCCATCGCCGCCGGTCGGCCGGCCGAGGCGGTCACCCGGCTGGACACCGCCTCGGTCTCCACCGAGACCCTCGGCGCGGCCGAGCCGGCCCGGTTGCGCAGCATCGCGCTCTCCTCGGCCGGGGACCACGCCGGGGCGCACCGGGCCGACCGGATGGCGTTCCGGCTCGCCGCGCAGCGCAACGACCGGCTGCGGGACGTCTACATCGACGGCGTGGCGGCCCGGATCGACCACGAGGAGATGCGCCGGGAGGCCGCCCGGTTCGAGGGCGAGGCGTTGACCGACCCGCTGACCGGGCTGCCCAACCGTCGCCGGTTGGAACGGCACATCGCCGGCCTGGTGAACCGGGGTGAGCGGCTGGTCATCGGCGTCTGCGACCTGGACGGCTTCAAGGCGGTCAACACGCGGCACGGGCACCACTCCGGCGACCTGGTGCTACAACGGGTGGCCGGGGTGATCAACCGGGTGATGCGACGCGGCGACTTCGTGGCCCGCTACGGCGGGGACGAGTTCGTGGTGGTGCTCTCCGGCACCTGCGTCGAGGAGGCGGCCGAGGTCTCCCGCCGGATCGACGCGGCGATCCGGACCGAGGACTGGGAGTCCCTGGTGCCGGGCACGCCGGTCCGGGTGACCATCGGCTTCGCCGAGGTCAACGCCGCCGCGCCGCTGGTCCGGGACGCCATCCGCGCCGCCTTCGACGCCGCCGACCAGCAGATGCTGCGGGCCAAGTCCCGCTCCCGCCCACACTGA
- a CDS encoding AAA family ATPase — protein MTRLIATRGLPASGKTTFARTLQPSVVRVNRDDLRRMLHGARLFTQWAESQVNTAQRAQVEALLRARVDVCVDDTNLPARTLREWARLAAQHGATFEVHDFTDVPLEECLRRDAARPAEDRVGEEPIRRLHERFLANRPLPLPVPEVTPGRPAAVHPPTGSSGSSTTA, from the coding sequence GTGACCCGTCTCATCGCCACCCGGGGGTTACCCGCCTCCGGCAAGACCACCTTCGCCCGGACGCTGCAACCCTCGGTCGTCCGGGTCAACCGGGACGACCTGCGTCGGATGCTGCACGGTGCCCGACTGTTCACCCAGTGGGCGGAGTCCCAGGTCAACACCGCCCAGCGGGCACAGGTGGAGGCACTGCTGCGGGCCCGGGTGGACGTCTGCGTGGACGACACCAACCTGCCCGCCCGGACCCTGCGCGAGTGGGCCCGGCTGGCCGCCCAGCACGGGGCCACCTTCGAGGTGCACGACTTCACCGACGTGCCACTCGAGGAGTGCCTCCGGCGAGACGCGGCCCGCCCGGCCGAGGACCGGGTCGGCGAGGAGCCCATCCGCCGGCTGCACGAGCGGTTCCTGGCCAACCGCCCGCTGCCGCTGCCGGTGCCCGAGGTGACCCCCGGCCGCCCGGCCGCCGTGCACCCGCCGACCGGGTCATCGGGTTCCTCGACGACCGCCTGA
- the prfA gene encoding peptide chain release factor 1 translates to MSSERLAALLDEYADLEKRLADPAIHADQGTARRVGRRYAELVPLHKAAGELAQARADLAAARELAAEDPSFAAEVDSIAVTLPTLEERLAELLIPRDPHDAKDVIVEIKAGEGGEESALFAGDLLRMYTRYAERRGWLTEVLDAQDSDLGGVKDVSLAIKTKGVPEGGNGVWSRLKWEGGVHRVQRVPVTESQGRIHTSAAGVLVLPEAEEVDVTIDPNELRIDVFRSSGPGGQSVNTTDSAVRITHVPTGIVVSCQNEKSQLQNREQAMRILRARLLAVAQEQADAAASDARKAQVRTVDRSERIRTYNFPQNRITDHRIGYTAYNLDLALAGELDGVLDALTEADRAARLAGDPELGRR, encoded by the coding sequence ATGAGCAGCGAGCGACTGGCGGCCCTCCTCGACGAGTACGCCGACCTGGAGAAGCGGCTGGCCGATCCGGCCATCCACGCCGACCAGGGCACGGCGCGCCGGGTCGGGCGGCGGTACGCCGAGCTGGTGCCGCTGCACAAGGCGGCCGGCGAGTTGGCGCAGGCGCGGGCCGACCTGGCCGCCGCCCGGGAGCTGGCCGCCGAGGACCCGTCCTTCGCCGCCGAGGTGGATTCCATCGCGGTGACCCTGCCCACCCTCGAGGAGCGCCTGGCGGAGCTGCTGATCCCGCGCGACCCGCACGACGCCAAGGACGTGATCGTCGAGATCAAGGCCGGCGAAGGCGGCGAGGAGTCGGCGCTGTTCGCCGGCGACCTGCTGCGGATGTACACCCGGTACGCCGAGCGGCGCGGCTGGCTCACCGAGGTCCTCGACGCGCAGGACTCCGACCTGGGCGGGGTGAAGGACGTCTCTCTCGCCATCAAGACCAAGGGAGTCCCGGAGGGCGGCAACGGGGTCTGGTCCCGGCTGAAGTGGGAGGGCGGCGTGCACCGGGTGCAGCGCGTCCCGGTCACCGAGTCGCAGGGCCGCATCCACACCAGCGCGGCCGGCGTCCTGGTGCTGCCCGAGGCCGAGGAGGTCGACGTCACCATCGACCCGAACGAGCTGCGTATCGACGTGTTTCGTTCGTCCGGGCCGGGCGGGCAGTCGGTCAACACCACCGACTCGGCGGTCCGGATCACCCACGTGCCCACCGGGATCGTGGTCTCCTGCCAGAACGAGAAGTCCCAGTTGCAGAACCGGGAGCAGGCGATGCGGATCCTACGGGCCCGGCTGCTGGCCGTCGCCCAGGAGCAGGCCGACGCCGCCGCCTCCGACGCCCGCAAGGCGCAGGTACGGACGGTCGACCGTTCGGAGCGGATCCGCACCTACAACTTCCCGCAGAACCGGATCACCGACCACCGGATCGGCTACACCGCGTACAACCTGGACCTGGCTCTCGCCGGCGAGCTGGACGGGGTGCTGGACGCCCTCACCGAGGCCGACCGCGCCGCCCGCCTGGCCGGCGACCCCGAACTCGGCCGCCGCTGA
- the rpmE gene encoding 50S ribosomal protein L31 → MKANIHPEYVTTQVTCSCGNSFTTRSTAKGGSIHVETCSACHPFYTGKQRVLDTAGRVAKFQQKYAKVQAKKAK, encoded by the coding sequence ATGAAAGCCAACATCCACCCGGAGTACGTGACCACGCAGGTCACCTGCTCCTGCGGCAACTCCTTCACGACCCGCAGCACCGCCAAGGGCGGCTCGATCCACGTCGAGACGTGCAGCGCCTGCCACCCGTTCTACACGGGCAAGCAGCGGGTGCTCGACACCGCTGGTCGGGTCGCGAAGTTCCAGCAGAAGTACGCCAAGGTTCAGGCGAAGAAGGCCAAGTAG